A single Fusobacterium hominis DNA region contains:
- a CDS encoding polysaccharide biosynthesis protein produces MKIQIFYILLLFTVYRTVFHIADFSINTAIYGLFSILLFFYYLTDNLNFNKKPKYKSIYVNAIIFLIFLFFYKKSYIFVAFLIFTIFQLGLQRVFRKFSIDKEERYNPTIISVRGIGKLILDSSSICVAILLAFILKYDGQWLEHIKIDYFVIYLSIFLLGYVYYKLSEKSWSYTNMLDVLQLLCLNIITSVIFTIFVVVSKKYSYSFSIMFLTLLISVSSQLFLRFLFRMHRYNKSKRKKGKILKRALIYGAGDAGTILAKESLTNGNFPYEIVGFIDDDFKKVGTEIYGVKVLGTMDAIKKIIENEKIDEILLALPSAKGDKIKSIVEEIQEMENVKIKTIPGIPEILEGKELANQLRNVRIEDLLGRDEICINDTGIRSLIEGKTIFVTGGAGSIGSELARQIAKYNPKQLVAIDINENDIYFLELELHRVFPNLKFVSEICNIREKEKLEFLFEKYRPNIVFHAAAHKHVPLMEHNPEEAIKNNIFGTKNVAECADKYGAQRMVLISTDKAVNPTNLMGASKRACELVIEHMNKIAKNTKFMAVRFGNVLGSHGSVIPIFRNLLEEGKNLTVTHKDITRYFMTIPEAAQLVIEAGSIGKGGEIFILDMGKPVRIYDLAKSMIKLSNANVGIDIVGLRPGEKLFEELLYDVNNAIKTDNKKIFITKVDGNTDISKFFERLEECTHNPDVDKIKEVMKEVVVSYREVSYE; encoded by the coding sequence ATGAAGATTCAAATATTTTACATTTTATTACTATTCACTGTCTATAGAACGGTATTTCATATTGCTGATTTTAGCATTAATACTGCTATTTATGGACTATTTTCTATTCTACTCTTTTTCTATTATCTAACTGATAACTTAAATTTTAATAAAAAGCCGAAATATAAGAGTATATATGTAAATGCTATTATATTTTTGATATTCCTATTTTTCTACAAAAAGTCATATATTTTTGTAGCTTTTTTAATATTTACAATATTTCAATTAGGGTTACAAAGAGTTTTTAGAAAATTTAGTATAGATAAAGAAGAGAGATATAATCCAACAATCATAAGTGTCAGAGGAATAGGGAAGTTAATATTAGATTCTTCTAGTATTTGTGTTGCTATACTATTAGCTTTTATACTTAAATATGATGGACAGTGGTTAGAACACATAAAAATAGATTATTTCGTAATATACTTAAGTATATTTTTACTTGGGTATGTTTACTATAAACTAAGTGAAAAGAGTTGGAGTTATACAAATATGTTAGACGTATTACAACTATTATGCCTAAATATAATAACTTCAGTAATTTTCACTATTTTTGTTGTAGTAAGCAAAAAATATTCGTACTCTTTTTCAATTATGTTTTTAACACTTCTAATATCGGTATCTTCTCAACTATTTTTAAGATTTCTATTTAGAATGCATAGATACAATAAATCTAAAAGAAAAAAAGGAAAGATATTAAAACGTGCCCTTATATATGGAGCTGGAGACGCGGGTACAATTTTAGCTAAAGAATCCCTTACCAATGGAAATTTTCCATATGAAATTGTTGGCTTTATAGACGATGATTTTAAAAAAGTTGGGACTGAGATATATGGCGTAAAAGTATTGGGAACAATGGATGCTATAAAGAAAATAATTGAAAATGAAAAAATAGACGAAATTTTACTTGCACTTCCTTCAGCAAAGGGAGACAAGATAAAAAGCATAGTTGAAGAAATTCAGGAAATGGAGAATGTAAAGATAAAAACAATACCTGGAATTCCAGAAATATTAGAAGGGAAAGAACTTGCAAATCAGCTTAGAAATGTAAGAATAGAAGATCTTTTAGGAAGAGATGAAATTTGCATAAATGATACAGGTATTAGATCTCTTATAGAAGGAAAGACAATATTTGTAACAGGTGGTGCAGGAAGTATAGGATCTGAGCTTGCAAGACAAATAGCTAAATATAATCCAAAGCAGTTGGTTGCAATAGATATAAACGAAAATGATATCTATTTTTTAGAACTAGAACTTCATAGAGTTTTTCCTAATTTAAAATTTGTTTCTGAAATATGTAATATAAGGGAAAAAGAAAAACTTGAGTTTTTATTTGAAAAATATAGACCAAACATTGTATTCCATGCAGCTGCTCATAAGCATGTACCTTTAATGGAACATAATCCAGAGGAAGCTATAAAGAATAATATATTTGGAACTAAAAACGTAGCAGAGTGTGCAGATAAATATGGTGCACAAAGAATGGTATTAATTTCAACTGATAAGGCTGTAAACCCAACTAACCTTATGGGAGCAAGTAAAAGAGCTTGTGAGCTTGTAATAGAGCATATGAATAAGATAGCTAAAAACACTAAATTTATGGCAGTAAGATTTGGAAATGTATTAGGAAGTCATGGATCAGTAATCCCTATATTCAGAAATCTTTTAGAGGAAGGGAAGAATCTAACTGTTACCCATAAAGATATAACAAGATATTTTATGACAATACCAGAGGCAGCTCAACTTGTAATTGAGGCTGGATCAATAGGAAAAGGTGGAGAGATATTTATTTTAGATATGGGAAAACCTGTTAGAATATATGATCTTGCTAAATCTATGATAAAACTATCAAATGCAAATGTTGGAATAGATATAGTTGGGTTAAGACCTGGAGAAAAGCTATTTGAAGAGTTATTGTATGATGTAAATAATGCAATAAAAACAGATAATAAAAAGATATTTATAACTAAAGTAGATGGTAATACCGATATTAGTAAATTTTTTGAGAGACTTGAAGAGTGTACTCATAACCCAGATGTTGATAAGATTAAAGAGGTTATGAAAGAGGTAGTTGTATCATATAGGGAAGTTAGTTATGAGTAG
- the rfbD gene encoding dTDP-4-dehydrorhamnose reductase has product MDMKLKKIETGIDGLYILEPKIFGDNRGFFMEVYNKEEFKSIGLDVEFVQDNHSKSKKGVLRGMHLQTKHSQGKLIRVVKGAIYDVVIDLRLGSSTYGKWFGVELSEKNRKMCFVPAGFAHGFLTLEEDTEIIYKCTDIYAPKYEVGIKWNDVDLAIDWNFTKYGFDETDIILSDKDSKNISFKEYQNTYYGENVLVLGAAGQLGREFQRFFEKKKIRYVACSHSDVDVTDILKIEEIIREENITLVINCAGYNNVDRAEVDSKKCYEVNGYAPTNIANLCRSFGIPFVTYSTDYVFDGEKETPYTEEDVPNPLSVYGKSKLMGEKGALDYEKSLVIRPSWIFGSLNDNFVKKVINWAREKEEIRIVDDQISAPTYTYDLVYATWNLLEKDIYGLYHFSNHGECSKYDEIYYVFKKIENTIKLSSAKSCEFNSLAKRPCYSKLDSRKIEKVLGSNIASWKDAIDRFLDEIKKI; this is encoded by the coding sequence ATGGATATGAAATTAAAAAAGATAGAAACAGGAATAGATGGACTATATATATTAGAGCCAAAAATATTTGGTGATAACAGAGGATTTTTTATGGAAGTCTATAATAAAGAGGAGTTTAAATCTATTGGGTTAGATGTGGAATTTGTTCAAGATAACCATTCAAAATCCAAAAAAGGAGTGCTGCGTGGAATGCATCTTCAAACAAAACACTCTCAAGGTAAGTTAATTAGAGTGGTAAAAGGTGCAATTTATGATGTGGTAATAGATTTAAGATTAGGTAGTTCTACCTATGGAAAATGGTTTGGAGTGGAGTTATCTGAGAAAAATAGAAAGATGTGTTTTGTACCAGCTGGATTTGCTCATGGATTTTTGACTTTGGAAGAGGACACAGAGATAATCTATAAATGTACAGATATCTATGCTCCAAAATATGAAGTTGGAATAAAGTGGAATGATGTTGATTTAGCTATAGATTGGAATTTTACAAAATATGGATTTGATGAAACTGATATAATTTTATCTGATAAAGATAGTAAAAATATTAGTTTTAAAGAATATCAAAATACCTATTATGGAGAAAATGTACTGGTATTAGGAGCTGCTGGACAACTTGGAAGAGAATTTCAAAGATTTTTTGAGAAGAAAAAAATAAGATATGTTGCATGTAGTCATAGTGATGTAGATGTAACTGACATATTAAAAATAGAGGAGATTATAAGGGAAGAAAATATCACTTTAGTTATAAATTGTGCTGGGTATAATAATGTAGATAGAGCAGAAGTAGATAGCAAAAAGTGTTATGAGGTAAATGGGTATGCACCAACTAATATTGCTAATTTATGTAGAAGTTTTGGTATTCCATTTGTAACATATTCTACAGATTATGTTTTTGATGGAGAAAAAGAAACTCCATATACAGAAGAAGACGTTCCTAATCCTTTATCAGTATATGGAAAATCTAAACTTATGGGAGAAAAAGGAGCTCTAGATTATGAAAAGAGTCTAGTTATTAGGCCATCATGGATATTTGGATCATTAAATGACAATTTTGTTAAAAAAGTAATTAATTGGGCAAGAGAAAAAGAAGAGATAAGAATAGTAGACGATCAGATATCGGCTCCTACTTATACTTATGATCTTGTGTATGCTACGTGGAATTTGTTAGAAAAAGATATATATGGACTTTATCACTTTTCAAATCATGGAGAGTGTTCAAAATATGACGAGATTTATTATGTGTTTAAAAAAATAGAAAACACTATTAAGCTTAGTTCTGCCAAATCTTGTGAGTTTAATTCCCTTGCTAAAAGGCCTTGTTATTCAAAGTTAGATAGCAGAAAAATAGAAAAAGTTTTAGGTAGTAATATTGCTTCTTGGAAAGATGCAATAGATAGATTTTTAGATGAAATAAAAAAAATCTAG
- the pcp gene encoding pyroglutamyl-peptidase I, protein MKVLITGFDPFGGEKINPAWEAVKKLPEKIDDIEVIKVQIPTVFKKSANELFAAIDRVNPDVVICVGQAGGRFDISIERVGINIEDGRIPDNEGYQPIDTKIFEDGENAYFTSLPIKAMVHDMQNEGIPASVSNTAGTYVCNHLMYSLLYYLDKKGLTNVRGGFIHVPFIPEQVIDKKNTPYMSLDVIAKGLEIGIKSIFNHKVDKTITGGKEF, encoded by the coding sequence ATGAAAGTATTAATAACAGGTTTTGATCCATTTGGAGGAGAGAAAATAAATCCAGCTTGGGAAGCTGTGAAAAAATTGCCAGAAAAAATAGATGATATTGAAGTTATAAAAGTTCAAATTCCAACTGTATTTAAAAAATCAGCTAATGAGCTTTTTGCTGCAATAGATAGAGTAAATCCAGATGTTGTAATATGTGTTGGGCAAGCTGGTGGAAGATTTGATATTAGTATTGAAAGAGTTGGAATAAATATTGAAGATGGAAGAATACCAGATAATGAAGGATATCAACCTATTGATACAAAAATATTTGAAGATGGAGAAAATGCATATTTTACAAGTCTGCCTATAAAAGCTATGGTTCATGATATGCAAAATGAAGGAATTCCAGCTTCTGTATCAAATACTGCAGGAACATATGTATGCAACCATTTGATGTATTCACTACTATACTATTTAGATAAAAAAGGACTTACAAATGTAAGAGGTGGATTTATCCATGTGCCATTTATTCCAGAACAAGTAATAGATAAGAAAAATACGCCGTATATGTCTTTAGATGTTATTGCTAAAGGGTTAGAAATAGGTATAAAATCGATTTTTAACCACAAGGTAGATAAGACTATAACTGGAGGTAAAGAGTTTTAA